A part of Dehalogenimonas sp. W genomic DNA contains:
- a CDS encoding porin PorA family protein has product MRRILVSLGAVLLVFALVWLYLIFPGMAKLPADYEKVYRFEGTVQVFNPATGTLVPINTKMDRTLNATEVNDNDALILQQVIKFTESTSGVPLSAINPALAALDSTETYAVDRTTRANVAGGDKSRSGQFTFPADTQQETYQFWSATTGSSLPATFVGEETINGVKVYVFKIDSKGNAYPNAANGAPQTVDVATTIKVEPVSGTPVYTTSKTTIIMQAGATTFIPVLINESTFTQATVDEAADEAASNRSLILWASVYGFWAAIGLGVILVLIGFLKKS; this is encoded by the coding sequence ATGCGGCGTATACTGGTGTCTCTTGGCGCTGTCCTGCTCGTCTTTGCCTTGGTCTGGTTGTATCTCATTTTTCCCGGCATGGCCAAACTCCCGGCTGATTATGAAAAGGTGTATCGGTTTGAAGGAACGGTTCAGGTTTTTAATCCGGCAACCGGGACCCTGGTGCCGATCAATACCAAAATGGATCGGACTCTGAACGCAACAGAGGTCAACGACAATGATGCCCTGATTCTGCAACAGGTCATTAAGTTCACCGAATCTACTTCAGGCGTGCCTTTGTCGGCGATTAATCCGGCTTTAGCTGCCCTGGACTCTACTGAAACCTACGCGGTGGATCGCACCACTCGCGCCAATGTCGCCGGCGGCGACAAGTCTCGCAGCGGTCAGTTCACCTTCCCGGCTGATACCCAGCAGGAAACCTATCAATTCTGGTCGGCGACCACTGGTAGCTCCCTGCCTGCGACATTCGTCGGTGAAGAGACAATTAATGGCGTTAAAGTCTATGTTTTCAAAATTGACAGCAAGGGGAATGCTTATCCCAACGCTGCCAACGGTGCCCCTCAAACCGTGGACGTAGCCACCACCATCAAGGTTGAGCCGGTCAGCGGAACTCCGGTGTACACTACGTCCAAAACCACTATTATCATGCAGGCCGGGGCGACCACCTTCATCCCGGTGCTGATCAACGAAAGCACCTTTACTCAGGCAACTGTTGACGAAGCCGCGGACGAAGCCGCTTCCAACCGCAGTCTGATTCTGTGGGCCAGTGTCTACGGTTTCTGGGCAGCCATCGGGCTGGGCGTTATTCTGGTTCTGATCGGTTTCCTAAAGAAGTCCTGA
- the heR gene encoding heliorhodopsin HeR, with translation MEHDLKYRKLRTWNLIMGGLHLIQAAVIFALSRDFTMPVTSAFLNFDQATQSLKPVTDTVFNLPFGGGVALFLLISSIAHFTIASPKVFPWYARNLSRGINYARWFEYSLSASVMVVLIALLSGLSDIAALLSVFTLTAVMNLCGLLMEVRNQTTAKTDWAPFWVGSLAGIIPWLAIAFYFFGSIATADGAVPTFVYFILPILFVFFNLFAINMWLQYKKVGRWADYLYGERVYILLSLLAKSALAWQVFAGTLRP, from the coding sequence ATGGAACACGACCTGAAGTACCGTAAACTGCGTACCTGGAACCTTATTATGGGTGGGCTCCACCTGATTCAGGCGGCGGTGATATTTGCCCTCAGTCGGGACTTCACCATGCCGGTAACCAGTGCTTTTCTTAATTTTGATCAAGCCACTCAGTCTTTGAAACCGGTGACGGACACGGTTTTTAACCTGCCCTTCGGCGGGGGCGTGGCTTTGTTTCTGCTTATTTCGTCAATCGCCCATTTCACTATTGCCTCGCCAAAAGTATTCCCCTGGTATGCCAGGAACCTGTCCAGAGGCATCAATTACGCCCGGTGGTTTGAGTATTCACTCAGCGCTTCGGTAATGGTGGTGCTGATAGCCTTATTAAGCGGTTTGTCCGATATCGCCGCCTTGTTGAGCGTCTTTACCCTGACCGCGGTGATGAACCTGTGCGGCCTGTTGATGGAAGTGCGTAATCAGACTACTGCCAAAACTGATTGGGCGCCTTTCTGGGTGGGGTCACTGGCCGGGATAATTCCGTGGCTCGCCATCGCCTTCTATTTCTTCGGTTCCATTGCCACTGCCGATGGTGCCGTGCCGACTTTTGTCTATTTCATTCTGCCGATACTCTTTGTCTTTTTTAACCTTTTTGCCATCAATATGTGGCTGCAATACAAAAAAGTTGGCCGCTGGGCGGATTACCTTTACGGTGAGCGGGTTTATATTCTGCTGAGTCTGCTGGCTAAGTCAGCGCTGGCCTGGCAGGTGTTTGCCGGGACGCTGCGGCCTTAA
- the acpS gene encoding holo-ACP synthase, whose product MKQYLGVDIIEISRIEQAVGRWGDSFLGRVYTAEELRLYRGKLPSLAARFAAKEAAVKALGVNELIYRDIEVTAEPGGRPAITLYGRARSRALELGITDLAVSLSHSRDYAAAVVSGIV is encoded by the coding sequence ATGAAGCAATATTTGGGCGTGGACATTATAGAAATCAGCCGCATTGAACAGGCTGTCGGCCGCTGGGGAGACAGTTTCCTTGGCCGGGTTTATACTGCCGAGGAACTCAGGCTTTACCGCGGAAAACTACCGTCACTGGCAGCTCGTTTCGCCGCCAAGGAGGCAGCGGTCAAGGCGCTGGGAGTGAACGAACTAATTTATCGTGATATTGAAGTCACCGCCGAACCCGGCGGCCGACCGGCAATAACTTTATATGGGCGGGCCAGGTCGCGAGCCCTGGAATTAGGCATCACCGACCTGGCCGTCAGTCTCTCCCACAGCCGAGATTACGCCGCGGCGGTGGTATCGGGCATTGTTTAA